The genome window AGCCGTTCGAACACCTTCTCGCGGAGGGCTCTCCCGGACTCGACCCGCTCCATGACCGGCTCCTCGTCCACGAGGAGCCCGAGGTTGAGGCGTTCCACGGTCATGATGGTGGCGCCGGAGGCGGTGGTCACCATCACTGGGCACGACCGGGTTGGTGGTGTGGACGGGAGACTGTACAGACCGGCCGGCGACTTCAGGGACCCGAACGGGTAGCCGCCTGCCAAGAACGACCCGCCGGAAGGCGCCGACCTCGGCGAGCCGCCGCCGAGGCGGAGCTGGCGCAGCGAGGCGAGGACCTCGTTGACGGGCGAGCCGCCGACACCCGGCCAcgcgccgcggcggcggcgtccGGCGACATTGGCGGGGACTCCGACGGCGGCGACCTCGGGGGCGAGACCAGCGTGCTGGTCGGGGACGACGACATGACGCCGCTCTTGGTGAGGTAGCTCTGGAACGCCTGGCGGCGGAGCGGCGAGCCGTCGTACGACGGCTCGGCCAGCAGCGACGCCGCGGACGCGCCCCTCGGGCTGGACTGTTGCGCCTGTGGCACGCGAAGCTGGTCCGGCGTGTGCGCGAAGAAGCAGACGCGGCGGCGGCACCCGGTGCCGTCCTTGCAGGGCTGCGATCCGTTAGCGCAACGGGTGGAGCCAGCACTCGAACACCCCGTGCGCCAGCTCGCACGCGGTCGCAGGCGCAGGACCTAAACAGCCGCCATGGAGATTGTCAGATGTTACGAACAGGACCGCCCGAGCCTCCCCTTCTCTTCCTTGGACTTCGAACGCGGTCGCATACCGGCTCCACGAACAGGACCACCGTCGTCATCCACCATCTCCATTGAGGTATCGTCCGTACGAACAGATCGATGATGCTATCGGATTCGAACGGGGCGCAGAGGTAGGCAAGCGTCGCCTGCTCCTGCGGATCTGGAACGCCTTCGCTAGGGCCGCAGTGCGCACGCGCCCATTTCGCATAGAGAGGAGGCGGAGCTAGGGGTGGGCAGCGGCTGTAGAGAAGATGGAGGAGAGCGATAGTGTGGGGCTTGAGGTGGTCGAGCACGTCGGCGAGATTTGGGGCGCAGGGGCAGGAGTGGGGGCGAGGGTCACCGAGCGAGATTGCCGGCGGCGCGATGCCGATGCGAAATTTGGGGAGCAGGGGCATAGACGCGCGGAGGGCGGAGGCAGGGCAGAACCACCactgtggacgcctacaatagGCTCTTAAGAAGTAGTAGAGATTGAAAAAATAAGTTGTGTCAAACAGGGCCTAAGCCTAATCTACTGCTCCCGTCCCGCTGAAGGCCCAACCAATCTACTTTCACGATGTCCGATCGCATCTTCTTTGTGTGTGTTTTTTTCATCCATCAAAAAAAAGCAAAGAAAAACTAGCTTGCCTGTTGTGTTTCGCTGAGTGGTCAGTGGTACTGTTCTCTGACAAGAACATGAGTTTTGATCGCTGATTGGCTGTTCACTGTTGCTGCTGCCACAGCACAATGACACCGGCAGGCTGACCCGTAAAAAGACCATTAGCGGTTCTGTGGGAAATTATAGGTCTGAGTACTCGTCACGCCAGTCGATGGCCGGAAACGAAAGCCACTGTTGACTCGGGAGGTACGGCCGTACCCATACAAACAGTGGCCCGCGAGCAAGTGCCGTCAATCTCCCTGCAAAGTTGCCGAACCAGCACAGGAAGCACGGAGACGAGCAGCGATCGCATGAAAAGGCACGCAGAACTATAAGTCGGCCCGTCAGTCCGTGTGCCCACTGCCCACAGCCGCACGCCCGCACTCCCGAGTCCTCAGCGGGCGAGTTGGGGACTTGGGGCCTGGCGACCAGAGATACCATGAATATCCGatatttacttggttatgatataTTTATAGGCTAAATATTCTAGATATGTAAATTTTATTAGTCAAAAACCTTTATTCAATGGATAAACGAACCGTTCCACCATCATTCATACCCTTTAACCCGTGGATATAAAATAACCAGTATaagatttctatttttcttatttttAGGAAAAAAATGTCTTTGGAGAAAATAAAGTTTTCAAACTAACTTTAAAAGAACAAAAAGTCCTGTAAGAAGGAAAAGTTTTACTAATCGGTCGACCGTCTACGTGTGTTTTATGGCAATTATAACCACGGACAGCGTGTTTGACGACTGTATTATTGTCAGAAGTCACGCGCTCGGTTAACCGAATGTGAATGAAGTGATCCGACAAACCCTACGTGTGCCAATCACGCACAAAAGAAACAACGTCATCCTAACTCCCGGGTCTTCACGCTTCACTTGGACTTGTCACGAATCCCAACTACACACCTCAAACAATCAACATCGCGAGTTACAGCAACGCACCTACGTACAGAGGATCAGAGATCAACGGGTGCAAACAATTGCATGCAATGCACCGACCCTGGATGATCAGAGGAGCTCAGAGCAAAAGGCAGCTGCACAGCGCAACCGCGGCGGGCCTGAGCAGCCCGGCCGGCCAGCGACCCGTCGTCACCTCTCCCCTGACCACTCTCCCGACGACCGAGCTCTCCGCGGCGGCGGACCGTTCGCAGTCGACGACGTCGTCGCCGCAGACTCCGACGCCCACGCCCGGCATGACGGCCCGGTTGGTGACGCACAGCCCCGGGTTGCCGCTCAGGTCCAGgttccggccgagccgcctgaggAACGCGGCGTCGAAAGGGACGACGCCGTCCAGCCCGTTCTTGCTCAGGTTGAGGTGGTACATGCGCTTGAGACGGCTGAGCCCCGGCGGGATCCGCCCGGTGAGGTTGTTGTTCTCCAGCGACAGCGTGGTGAGGCTGGACAGGAGGCGGAACGTGTCCGGTATGGGGCCCGAGTAGCCGGAGTTGGCCAGCCGGAGCTCCTGGAGCCTGGGGATGTTGCCCAGCTCGGGCGGCAGCGGGACGCCGCCCATCGGGTTGTTCTCCAAGATGAGGTACTGCAGGTCGCGGAGGGCGGAGAGGCCGGCGGGGAGGCGGCCGCGCAGCCCGTTGTTGGCGAGCGCCAGGAAGGTGAGAGCCCTGAGGCGGGTGACGGCGGCCGGGACGCCGCCGGTGAGGTTGTTGGAGCTGAGGTCCAGCTTCTGCAGCTGGGCGAGgtcgccgaggcggcccgggatgGGGCCGGAGAAGGAGTTGTAGCTGAGGTCGAGGCCGACGAGGCCGCGCAGACCGCCGAGCCGGGCCGGGATCGGGCCGGTGAGGGAGTTGTAGCTGAGGTCGAGGTGCACGAGGCCGGCGAGGTCGCCGATGCCCTCCGGGACGGCGCCGCGGACGAGCGCGTTCTGGGACACGGTGAGCACCCggagcgagcggaggcgggccagCTGCGGCGGCAGCGCGCCGGCCAGCGACGGGTTGGAGCGCACGCTGAGCTGCTGCAGGCGCGACGCCGAGAGGTTGGACGCCGGCGGTAAGGTGAAGGCGGCGACGGCGCGGGGGTTCCTGAAGCAGCCGACGAGGAACAGCGACCGCAGCTCCGGCAGCGCGAACGCGGCGAGCGGGAACGTGGCCGTGTCCCTGCACGTCGGGTGGGGCGGCACGCCGAAGTCAAGGCGCGCGACGTGCATCCGCGCCGCCGCGGTCCCGGGCCTGCACTCGAGCCCCGGCCACGGCGCGCTGCAGGGGTCGGCGCCGGCGGCCTCGCGCCAGTCGCGGTCGGCGGAGACGGACTCCATGACGCGGAGCAGCGTCTCCCGCTCGGCGGGGTCCATGGCCGCGGCAGCGGGCGCGGCGACCTGCAGggacaggaggaggaggaggtacAGAACCGCGCGGGAGAGGGTCGTCCTGGAGGACGGTGCCGGCGGCGCCATGATGGCCGCGCGTGTGGCTCTGCCGCGCAGTGGCGCTGCCCGCTCTGCTGCCGCTGCCGGATGGTGGCGGTCTCGGGTTTCGCTATTTTGGGGGGCCGTCGATGGTTTTTGAGCGGGGCGCGGGAGGCAGCGTTTGCAGTACGTGGATGTGCGGGTGGTGGCCCCCACCTCCCATGCCCCCCTGCTCTACAGCAACAGTGGCATCTGACGTGACGAGACAGGGTGGGGGCTACCTGTTCGTACAGAGGGGGAGGGACACAGGTGTGCCCGTGCGTGCGCCTGTTGGCTGCTGGCGTGGCGTGGTGACGATTGTCACTGTCCCTAGGAGCAGTAATAACAACTGATCTTGCTGCTGATTGAAAGCTGACGAACAACCACACACGCTCTGTTCTTCCGTTTCATTGTATTTTTTTTCGGAGTTTTTGTCTGGCAACTAATCCTTGGGATGAATCCCTTACACTGCTGACCGTCACTTCCCTCCAGCCAAAAGCCATTCGAACGTCGTGTACTACGACAATGCGTTGGTACCGTAGGACTCGTGTGGTCTGCCTTtgaccttctgtcgtctggcctcTCGACACCATGCATCATGGCCACTGCGTACAGCCAACACTGTGGCATCCGAGTTGCTCACGGCGCAGGCACTGGTGCCACCGCGCTCGGCGCTCGCACGCATGTGGGGAGCAAGAGCTAGGGTTGTAGCCTGCTAGGGTGCTAGATAGCAGGCGGACCTGCCTCCAGGCCCAGGGGCGGGGCCTCACCAGGTAGTAGTAGTacttgctctctctctctctctctctgaattATTGGACCCGAGCCGAGACCGACCGAAGGAAGAGGGTTCCTTCCTTCTATGTAGGCGACCCGTGATCGGTTGGTTGGCTCCACGTACGGCTTTGTTCGGTTATTTCTGATCCATGTGTATTGGAGTGTATTGAAATATATTGGGTTAAATTTTGATTTAttatggatttaaaccgactcaataccattgaatccacatggattaatggtgaaacgaacaagccctacaGGTAGAAGCTTTTGAAATTGGATCGGATCCCATCATAGGTTCCCACTGCGTGGGTGACTAGGTGAGTGGCCTTCTCTGCAGTGCTGTCTACTATGCTGTTCTATGCTACGCTAagctttgcttggcttggcttggcTTGCAGGTGAGTGTTAGTCTTGGATCACTTGAGTTGCAGCCTTGGAATGCTCCAGTCCAGTCCAACGATTTGCGTAGTGTTTTTGCAGGATTGCAGCTCCAGTCCAGGCCAAGCTGTGGCTGGGTTACTGCGTATTTGTCAGCAACACGGAGTTAGAAGCCGGGCCTTGGAATGTTCGTGTGATTATAATATTAACTacaaattgtatatatgtatatatgatttttgtaaaataaaaaaaatcgtgtcgggccggaccagcactacgggtcgaggctacggtctaaACACTGCGCGACGCTCGTGTCGGGTTGGTccagacactattaaatgggtcgtgcctcgggccAGCTCGCCAGACACGGCCCATTTGAGTATTTgaccatctatacctccgcacgataatgatggtcatcGCCTCAGTTGCTACCACCTTATTTGTCATTCTACGTCttttctctcccctcatgcctccacctccgcgtcaccccattctcggcagagggcgtaggagcatgcgcctcctccccgtattcgtctgACACTAGCCCCGACACTGACTCGCGCAGTGGTTATTGCACGTCCACAAGGGcgtttcacatcatgcgcgcaTCATCGTTTTCGCCATCGTCGGACGTCCCGTTCATCTTCCCGGtcttcgccctgttcttcctccccaacctgctgcaccCGCCCACGGTCacagccgcgagccgaccgacaCTCGTCAACGCGGGTACAACGCGAGTCagtcatgctcctggcctttctccgtgCGTGCCGTCGAGAAGGACATGGTGATgtctgccacgcttaggttatcttggcgatgaggagtccaggtctgagatattggacaaccaaggcccgtagTGTGGCAgtagtcggcatatgctacggagttggtggtggtgttgtgtcgcttcggcgggtccagggctggaaagacactcgcattctctcgcctttctcggattgacgcctggtgtgggtgcctctcggtttggagctgctccggctagGCTTCTTTCTCCGGTTGCGTGCTCTCTCCttatatatctagcggtatactacctatgtcgtctCCATATGCCCAGGTCTTCGTTGTGTCCTTCTCCAACAACAAACAGGTATGTTAGCCTCTTTCCTTTCCCTcgtgctctacgaaaccttggaagtagGGGAGACGGAGGATGAGGAtatctgatttgctgcctatggtacccgtgcgttcataaaaaatattatgcgaagagcAGAGTGTCACACCCGGACTTTAAGgaataaagccgggtgcatctcatacatgcgccaaagaagacaacatatataataacagagtgtatagagataaatgtcacaataaaatcagagtacttattacatagcggaagtcttacaaaataaaagatgaataAAACAGGAactaaatctatccttggcgctagaaagctgactaggagacgccacctagatcaaatcgaaaGCCTCGGTGTTAGGcgactcctcttcgaccacctgttcttctcctgtggggggtgtgagacagcaagagtgagctcacatatgttcatcgctcaacaagttgtggggaatagtgttgtatgaactcaccaaaggtgggagttcatgaagtgtaaggctgatcaatgaaataaaggctgaagctgagcattgcttttataagttggtcaaagttttattagcagttactaagtgtaagtaaataccaaaccttagaaataataaatataagtaataataaaataatcccaaatgcaatgaaatgacagattaagtttaagttccataaattaatcatgtgagtgtccgagccgctcatgaccatgagcacggctagtataccagttttacactctgcagaggttgcacatctttacccataagtcgtgttacccatttgccacggagttgatcagaccccatacacctctaccaaggaagcgaggcagggtaccactacgaggcctttacaaagttccactagcttcagaaaacccgctacagtttataggaagctctagtgcaggaatccctcgcctgaccgccatcgcagcaaaatcaacacaaggacctccctacactgaccactcccctactgcccttgcccctttcgggtaaggtagtcatccactagctttcctagttaatcagccaagggcgtcccattaaacccttgtggtagcactgttttcccgggtggttcttcatgttcccattaacataatgatcttatcatgaacagtaaatgcaaaggcctgatgggtgcgattaagtcaaggatcggtccattcgagggacgcgatcacgcctcgcccgagcacagcctcaggcaagggaagccgaccccagaggatctacgtctcgcccgaggaccccctccagcaacggacacaccttaggctcgcccgaggcccagtcttcaccaagaagcaaccttggccaaatcgccacgccagccGACCAAACcgtaggggcatttaatgcaaaggtggcctgacacctttatcctgacgcacgccctctagtcgacagagccgaagtgactgcagtcacctcgccgctccactgaccggtctgacaagaggacaacgccgcctgcgccgctccgacggctgagccactcgacagagtgaggccgacagcagccaagtccggcctcaggcgtcataggaaactccactTCGccaaaccccagggctcggactcgggctcagcccgggaagacgacgaactccgcttcgcccgaccccagggctcggactcgggctcagccccagaagacgacgaactccgcttcgcccgaccccagggctcggactcgggctcagccccggaagacgacgaactccgcttcgcccgaccccagggctcggactcgggctcaaccccggaagacgacgaactccgcttcgcccgaccccaaggctcagactcagccctggtctcagccgacggtctctgccttgttcgacccgggggctcggacttgacctcgaccttgggagacagactcgacctcgacctcggaggagcctccacctcgcccaacctagggcacggaccgaccatgtcgacaggaggcgccatcattaccctaccccgagctgactcaggctacggggaacaagaccggcgtcccatctggctcgctccactatacgagtaatgatggcgccccgcatgccctgtgacgatggcgactctcagcccccttacggaagcaagaggacgtcagcaaggactcgacagccccgacagttgtccttccgccaggctcgagtgctcctccgacggccacgacaccacacgaactgggtgccaaaacctctctagctgccacgatggcatgtacttagggcgctagctctcctccgctagacacgttagcacactgctacaccccccattgtacacctggatcctctccttatgcctataaaagggaggtctagggccctcttacagagggttggccgcgtggggaaggacgggacggcgctcgcgtaaggccgctcgctccctctcccacgtggacgcttgtaaccccctactgcaagcgcacccgacctgggcgcggggctaacacgaaggccgcgggttccacctcccacgcctgtctccctccggctgctctccccccttcgtgttccgcctcgcgccgacccatctgggctggggcacgcggtgaaaatttactcgtcggtccagggaccccctgggtttcgaaacgccgacagttggcgcgccaggtaggggcctactgcgtgttgacgaacagcttcccgtcaagctccagatgggcagtctgcagcaacctctccagcccgggacggtgctccgtttcgggagtcttgagttcatgtccctcgacggcagctacgacatgatactcctttccCCGCCGCACGACAGCGATAATGGCGGTTGACAACCCGCCTGCCggcggggaaatcgacgacgccttccccaaatggtggaaggacgacattcgggcttgtcccgtcccctcccccgccgatggaggaggaggcggggcaaccaaggccaagaaagaggcggcacctcgttggctgtcgagcgagtcgacggcgccggtgccccaacggAGAGCGCGTCGGGCTTcggcctcgcgtctgagacgaagacgagcaccgtctccccgcaacacatcaacctcaagcaaacggacgacgccagcacgctcgcgaaggacttgttgggtgtcaccctcgtacctgagacgacggtgcagtcagtccctgacgtgacttcgtcaccgcccgtcgaccaaaaggtaccgaccgattcccatctcgcgccttttggattcggactcgacccaccaagcgactccgcTTCGGTGACATTCtcatagaggcaagtccaaaccctctggggtatcgtgtgcggtcaccctgggaccggctgacggccgtctcgacctacgggccctcggggtccgaggaagatggcgagcccgacctatgttgggatttctccggacttggtaacccagtGTCGTGCGgggcttcatgaccgcatgcgactactgcctttccgactgttccaacggtagtcgcagcctcggcgacgaggactgcggcccaagtcgcgaatgtttccacgtcgatctagggggtcccggcgaaggcaaccatcttggtataccggagaacggtgatccccctaggcccgtgcctcgtGTTGAcacccttcgggagctagctgtggtccccgtcccggcgggggggtcatgccccacagctcgagcaaatccgcgagatgcaggccaggctcgacgagggagcaggaacgcttgagccgatccgccgggacatcgggcaggaatgggcgggccaacctccggccggagaagcgcgtcatctcccctagggcatccagcaccgcatcgccgacgacgtcagggtaaggccgccaccggtttccagtggagtcggccaaaacctggccgcagcagcaatacttctccgcgcgatgccggagccatcaaccaccgaggggcggtgtatctagggagagctcaagaacctcctggaggacgccgtggtccgacgggccgagagctctgcctcccgaaggcaggggtacccctcggaacatcgcgccgcgacttcccgattcatgcgggaagcctcggtccacaccgggcgcacacgcaacacagcgcctgcggccccgggtcgcctcggcagcgagcaccatcaccacagccgtcgggcccacctcgacgagaaggtgcgccgaggctaccaccccaggcgtgggggacgctacgacatcggggaggatcggagtccttcgcccgaaccacctggtccacaggctttcagccgcgccatacgacgggcaccgttcccgacccggttctgaaccccgactactatcacaaagtactcgggggagacgagaccggaactgtggctcgtggactatccgctggcctgccaactgggtggaacggacgatgataatctcatcatccgcaacctccccctgttcctctccgacaccgctcgagcctggctggagcacctgcctccggggcagatctccaactgggatgacctggtccaagccttcgccgacaatttccaaggcacgtacgtgcgccctggaaactcttgggatctccgaagctgccgccagcagccgggagagtctcttcgggactacatccggcgattctcgaagcagcgcaccgagctgcccaacgtcaccgattcagatgtcatcggcgcgttcctcaccggcaccacctgccgcgacctagtgagcaagctgggtcgcaagacccccaccagggcgagcgagctgatggacatcgccaccaagttcgcctctggtcaggaggcggttgaggccatctttcggaaggacaagcagccccagggccgcccaccggaagatgtccccgaggcgtcaactcagcgcggcaccaagaagaaaggcaagaagaagtcgcaagcgaaacgcgacgccgccgacgcggaccttgtcgccgctgccgagtacaagaaccctcggaaacctcccggaggtgccaacctcttcgacaagatgctcaaggagccgtgcccctatcatcaggggcccgtcaagcacacccttgaggagtgtgccatgcttcgacgccactttcacaaggctctcgacgacgctaaaaaggaagatcacaaggcaggagagttccccgaggtccgcgactgcttcatgatctacggtgggcaagtggcaaacgcctcggctcggcactgcaagcaagagcgtcgggaggtctactcggtaaaggtggcggcgccagtctacctagactggtccgacaagcccatcaccttcgaccagggcgaccatcccgaccatgtgccgagcccggggaaatacccgctcgttgtcgaccccatcatcggcaacgtcaggctcaccaaggtcctcatggacggaggcagcagcctcaacatcatctacgccgagaccctcgggctcctgcggatcaatctgtcctcggtccggacgggcgctgcgcctttccacaggatcatccccgggaagcgcgtccaacccctcggacaactcgatctacccgtctgctttgggacgccctccaacttccgaagggagaccctcacgttcgaggtggtcgggttccgaggaacctaccacgcagtgctggggaggccatgctacgccaagttcatggtcgtccccaactacacctacctcaagctcaagatgtcgggccccaacggggtcatcaccgtcgggcccacgtaccgacacgcgtacgaatgcgacgtggagtgcgtggagtacgccgaggccctcgccgagtccgaggccctcatcgccgacctggagaacctctctagggaggcgccagacgtgaagcgccacgccggcaacttcgagccagcggagacggttaagtctgtccctctcgacccctgcaacgacgcctccaagcagatccggatcggctccgagctcgaccccaaataggaagcagtgctcgtcgactttctccgcgcaaacgtcgacgttttcgcgtggagtccctcggacatgcccggcataccgagggaagtcgccgagcactcgctggatatccgagctggagcccgacccgtgaagcagcctctgcgccgattcgacgaagaaaagcgcagagccataggcgaggagatccacaagctaatggcggcagggttcattaaagaggtattccatcccgaatggcttgccaaccctgtgcttgtgagaaagaaaggggggaaatggcggatgtgtgtagactacactggtctaaacaaagcatgtccgaaagttccctaccctctgcctcgcatcgatcaaatcatggattccactgctgggtgcgaaaccctgtcttttctcgatgcctactcagggtatcaccagatcaggatgaaagagtccgaccagctcgcgacttctttcatcacacccttcggcatgtactgctatgttaccatgccgttcggcttgaggaatgcgggtgcaacgtaccaacggttcatgaaccatgtgttcggcgaacacattggccgaacggttgaggcctacgtcgatgacatcatagtcaagacgaggaaagcctcctacctcctt of Zea mays cultivar B73 chromosome 8, Zm-B73-REFERENCE-NAM-5.0, whole genome shotgun sequence contains these proteins:
- the LOC103635874 gene encoding receptor like protein 29 yields the protein MAPPAPSSRTTLSRAVLYLLLLLSLQVAAPAAAAMDPAERETLLRVMESVSADRDWREAAGADPCSAPWPGLECRPGTAAARMHVARLDFGVPPHPTCRDTATFPLAAFALPELRSLFLVGCFRNPRAVAAFTLPPASNLSASRLQQLSVRSNPSLAGALPPQLARLRSLRVLTVSQNALVRGAVPEGIGDLAGLVHLDLSYNSLTGPIPARLGGLRGLVGLDLSYNSFSGPIPGRLGDLAQLQKLDLSSNNLTGGVPAAVTRLRALTFLALANNGLRGRLPAGLSALRDLQYLILENNPMGGVPLPPELGNIPRLQELRLANSGYSGPIPDTFRLLSSLTTLSLENNNLTGRIPPGLSRLKRMYHLNLSKNGLDGVVPFDAAFLRRLGRNLDLSGNPGLCVTNRAVMPGVGVGVCGDDVVDCERSAAAESSVVGRVVRGEVTTGRWPAGLLRPAAVALCSCLLL